Proteins encoded by one window of Emticicia oligotrophica DSM 17448:
- a CDS encoding glycine--tRNA ligase — MSKPAVANSLQDIISHAKEYGFVFPSSEIYDGLQAVYDYGQNGVELKNNLKAAWWKAMTQLHDNIVGIDAAIFMHPLTWKASGHVDGFNDPMIDNKDSKKRYRADQLLEGKAEELEKAGETEKAKVLLAEMGRLLGAEDLAGVRDLIISEGIKCPISGTSNWTDVRQFNLMFSTQVGSVAEESSLIYLRPETAQGIFVNFLNVQKTGRMKVPFGIAQIGKAFRNEIVARQFTFRMREFEQMEMQFFVRPGTEMEWYKAWKETRLKFHKAVGLPTERLKYHDHEKLAHYANAAVDIEYEFPFGFREIEGIHSRTDFDLRNHQELSKKKQQYFDADLDENGKPYGNYIPYVVETSVGADRLFLATFCEAFTKETVGDGENEKERVYLKLHPALAPIKAAVLPLVKKDGLAEKAEAIANSLKSSFRTVYDEGGAIGKRYTRQDLIGTPFCIAVDYQTMEDETVTIRHRDSMEQERVHISELKEKIGYAVSMERILEVI; from the coding sequence ATGAGTAAACCAGCAGTAGCAAATAGTCTACAAGATATCATCAGCCATGCCAAAGAATATGGCTTTGTCTTTCCTTCATCTGAAATTTATGATGGTCTTCAAGCCGTTTATGACTACGGTCAGAATGGTGTTGAACTAAAAAATAACTTGAAAGCAGCATGGTGGAAAGCCATGACTCAATTGCACGATAATATCGTTGGTATTGATGCAGCAATCTTCATGCACCCCCTTACTTGGAAAGCTTCGGGGCACGTAGATGGTTTCAACGACCCAATGATTGATAACAAAGACAGTAAAAAGCGTTATCGTGCTGACCAACTTTTGGAAGGAAAAGCTGAGGAACTTGAAAAAGCTGGCGAAACTGAAAAAGCAAAAGTTCTTTTAGCCGAAATGGGTCGTTTACTTGGAGCTGAGGATTTAGCAGGAGTACGTGATTTAATTATTTCGGAAGGAATTAAATGTCCGATTTCTGGCACTTCTAACTGGACAGACGTTCGTCAATTTAACTTGATGTTCTCAACGCAAGTTGGTTCGGTGGCAGAAGAATCGAGCTTGATTTACTTACGCCCAGAAACAGCACAAGGTATTTTTGTAAACTTCTTGAATGTACAAAAAACTGGTCGCATGAAAGTGCCATTTGGTATTGCTCAAATCGGTAAGGCTTTCCGTAATGAAATTGTGGCTCGTCAGTTTACTTTCCGTATGCGTGAATTCGAACAAATGGAAATGCAATTTTTCGTACGCCCTGGAACAGAAATGGAATGGTATAAGGCATGGAAAGAAACACGTTTGAAATTCCACAAGGCGGTTGGTTTACCAACTGAGAGATTAAAATACCATGACCACGAAAAATTGGCTCACTATGCCAATGCGGCAGTTGATATTGAGTATGAATTCCCATTTGGTTTCCGTGAAATTGAGGGAATTCACTCACGTACTGATTTCGACTTACGCAATCACCAAGAACTTTCGAAAAAGAAACAACAATATTTTGATGCAGATTTAGACGAAAATGGTAAACCTTATGGTAATTATATTCCATACGTTGTAGAAACTTCGGTTGGAGCTGACCGTCTATTCTTAGCTACTTTCTGTGAGGCGTTTACGAAAGAAACTGTTGGGGATGGTGAAAATGAAAAAGAACGTGTATATCTAAAATTACACCCTGCATTGGCTCCAATCAAAGCAGCAGTATTACCATTAGTAAAGAAAGATGGTTTAGCTGAAAAAGCTGAAGCAATTGCCAACTCTTTGAAATCTTCATTCCGTACGGTTTATGATGAAGGCGGTGCCATTGGAAAACGTTATACTCGCCAAGATTTAATTGGTACACCATTTTGTATTGCTGTTGATTACCAAACAATGGAAGATGAAACCGTAACGATTCGTCACCGTGACTCTATGGAACAAGAACGTGTACACATCAGCGAATTGAAAGAGAAAATTGGTTATGCCGTTTCTATGGAAAGAATTTTAGAAGTGATTTAA
- a CDS encoding ComEA family DNA-binding protein, translating to MKKLTNFIRSLLSVSPSEAKGVVIIFSAIILLILLMFFSEKYFSNSQQSLIISSPQMLDSMTVVLDRRKPHYQDNFKGNTYYKNDFTKKSYKSFPFDPNTVSISQLEELGLPKFIAERVEKYRNKGGKFRNKEDFARIYGLLPETYERLEPYITLPSAENESLHTPQAEIADLNKNSENYIENKGFDVRTTEVNQKFSNKLPTRFDLNTADTTILKSIKGIGSGYAKRIIKYRELLGGFVNPEQIRETYGLPPETADEILKFSFVKGGFRKIKINQVSLSEFRHPYLKYFQVKAIIAYRDQHGVFKSSEDLKQIKILEPEVIEKILPYIEW from the coding sequence ATGAAAAAACTTACGAATTTTATTCGTAGCCTCCTGAGCGTTTCGCCATCTGAGGCTAAAGGCGTAGTTATAATTTTCTCTGCTATTATTCTTCTCATTCTACTAATGTTTTTTTCGGAGAAATATTTTAGCAATTCTCAACAAAGTCTTATTATTTCTTCTCCCCAAATGCTTGATAGTATGACTGTTGTTTTAGATAGAAGGAAACCTCATTATCAGGATAATTTTAAGGGGAACACATATTACAAAAATGATTTCACAAAAAAATCATATAAAAGTTTCCCATTCGACCCCAATACTGTGAGTATAAGTCAGTTAGAAGAATTAGGTTTACCCAAATTCATTGCGGAACGGGTAGAAAAATATAGAAATAAGGGCGGAAAGTTTAGAAATAAAGAAGATTTTGCTAGAATTTATGGCCTTTTACCAGAAACTTATGAACGCCTAGAACCATACATAACGCTTCCTTCGGCTGAAAATGAATCATTACATACTCCACAAGCCGAGATAGCCGATTTGAATAAAAATTCAGAAAATTACATTGAAAATAAAGGTTTTGATGTAAGAACTACAGAAGTAAATCAAAAGTTTTCAAATAAACTTCCTACTCGTTTTGACCTAAATACAGCCGATACGACTATTTTGAAAAGTATAAAGGGAATAGGTTCGGGTTATGCCAAAAGAATAATCAAGTATAGAGAATTATTGGGTGGGTTTGTGAATCCAGAGCAAATTAGAGAGACGTATGGGCTTCCGCCTGAAACAGCCGATGAGATTTTGAAGTTTTCCTTTGTAAAGGGTGGGTTTCGGAAAATAAAAATTAATCAAGTTTCTTTATCAGAGTTTAGACACCCGTATTTAAAGTATTTTCAAGTTAAAGCAATTATTGCTTATCGAGACCAGCATGGAGTATTTAAAAGCAGCGAAGATTTGAAACAGATAAAAATTTTAGAACCCGAGGTAATTGAAAAAATATTGCCTTATATAGAATGGTAA
- a CDS encoding TonB-dependent receptor, whose product MKKIYIIFLILISWAASAQVNYRFSGYIRDTLDNKPLARASINIDFGKFGALTDDKGHFDIVLPSGEHAISVKFVGYRPFRETIYLRGDIVNKVYALKLIENELEEVIVSSKGAESNIQRPLLGVSQLSVKTLRKLPAAIGEVDILRGLQMLPGVTSVGEASNGVNIRGGTTDQNLLLVDDIPIFNPTHMFGLFTAFPSEAASSVEVYKGSTPARFGGRAASVMDVTLQQPSLDKFKMNGGISFVSNRLTLDMPVIKEKLGVMVSGRAAFNDFMLPVVSPKLKDIKANFADLVTKIFWRVNSRNTVTASGYYSKDFFQTKLLGGIGAINATSTQYDYRSKSFSARWFYAINNKYNLQTTVVSADYLPQTLLPELNSENKVAIQSGITYKQIKSNLNYSSDKHRVEVGVSTTRYDIDPGQLIPGTSKSVLSIVTPKEHSLESAIHAEDEISFSSKATLSVGLRYSNFLALGPGNVQIYEGGQPRDDFSARDMVSYAKNKVMKSYGGFEPRMGLKYSLNERTSLKMGYNLMRQYVQVATNTTTPLPTSRWKTSDLHIKPQVSTLLSGGLFHNLKGSIYELSLEAYYRLTNNIIDYKPGADFLLSSYPETQLLQGKNRSYGIEVMFSKKKGEATGWINYTYSRSQNKVNEGSGFGEQINFGNWYSANYDRPHSFNASVIINQGSHHDFSFNFSYSTGRPYTLPEGFLVYQGRSYPYYGVRNNARLPDYHRLDFAWNIYQPGMKNKRYKSHFTFTLFNVYGKKNAYSVFVRSTGTAISTYKLVVFGSPIPSLSYNFKF is encoded by the coding sequence ATGAAAAAAATATATATTATATTTCTTATACTCATCAGTTGGGCGGCAAGTGCTCAAGTAAATTATAGATTTAGTGGGTATATAAGAGATACGCTCGATAATAAGCCTCTTGCACGTGCCTCAATAAATATTGACTTTGGGAAATTCGGAGCATTAACCGATGATAAAGGCCATTTTGATATTGTTCTTCCATCGGGTGAGCATGCCATAAGTGTAAAGTTTGTTGGCTATCGCCCCTTCCGTGAAACAATTTATTTACGAGGAGATATTGTTAATAAAGTATATGCTTTAAAACTAATAGAAAATGAACTTGAAGAAGTAATTGTATCAAGCAAAGGGGCAGAATCTAATATTCAACGACCACTATTAGGCGTTAGTCAGTTAAGTGTAAAAACACTCAGAAAACTACCAGCAGCCATTGGCGAGGTGGATATTCTTCGTGGCTTACAAATGCTTCCAGGGGTAACGAGTGTGGGTGAAGCATCTAATGGAGTTAATATTCGTGGCGGAACAACAGACCAAAACCTTTTATTGGTTGATGATATTCCGATTTTTAATCCTACCCACATGTTTGGCTTATTTACAGCTTTTCCATCAGAAGCCGCTTCGAGTGTAGAAGTTTATAAAGGAAGCACGCCCGCAAGGTTTGGAGGAAGAGCAGCATCAGTAATGGATGTAACACTTCAACAACCTTCGCTCGATAAATTCAAAATGAATGGAGGTATCAGCTTTGTTTCAAACCGCCTTACGCTCGATATGCCAGTAATTAAAGAAAAATTGGGGGTAATGGTATCGGGGCGTGCCGCATTTAATGATTTTATGTTGCCGGTAGTTTCGCCAAAATTAAAAGATATCAAAGCCAATTTTGCTGATTTAGTAACTAAAATCTTTTGGAGAGTAAATAGTAGAAATACCGTTACGGCTTCGGGATATTATAGCAAAGATTTTTTCCAAACAAAACTTTTAGGAGGCATTGGAGCAATCAATGCTACTTCTACTCAATATGATTATAGAAGTAAAAGCTTTTCAGCTCGTTGGTTTTATGCCATCAATAATAAGTATAATTTACAGACAACAGTTGTTTCTGCCGATTATTTACCGCAGACCTTGCTTCCTGAGCTAAATTCTGAAAATAAAGTTGCCATCCAATCAGGCATTACTTATAAACAAATTAAAAGTAACTTAAATTATTCTTCTGATAAACACCGTGTTGAAGTTGGGGTAAGCACTACCCGCTATGATATTGACCCGGGTCAATTAATACCTGGAACTAGTAAAAGTGTTTTAAGTATTGTTACCCCTAAAGAACATTCTCTCGAATCGGCTATTCATGCAGAAGATGAGATTTCGTTTTCTTCCAAAGCAACACTTTCAGTTGGTTTAAGATATTCTAATTTCCTTGCACTAGGGCCAGGAAATGTACAAATCTATGAAGGAGGCCAGCCACGTGACGACTTTTCGGCGAGAGATATGGTAAGTTATGCCAAAAATAAAGTGATGAAATCCTACGGTGGATTTGAACCACGTATGGGTTTAAAATACTCGCTTAATGAGCGGACTTCCCTCAAAATGGGCTATAATCTCATGCGTCAGTATGTACAAGTGGCTACAAATACCACTACCCCCCTACCGACCTCACGCTGGAAAACCTCAGATTTACACATTAAACCTCAAGTAAGTACTTTGCTTTCGGGAGGTTTATTCCATAATCTCAAAGGGAGCATTTATGAACTTTCGCTTGAAGCCTATTATCGCCTAACCAACAATATCATTGATTACAAACCTGGGGCAGATTTTCTTTTATCGAGTTATCCTGAAACGCAACTTTTACAAGGTAAAAATCGCTCTTATGGTATTGAAGTTATGTTTTCGAAGAAAAAAGGTGAAGCAACAGGTTGGATAAATTATACGTATTCTCGCTCGCAAAATAAAGTAAATGAAGGAAGTGGTTTTGGAGAACAAATTAATTTCGGAAATTGGTATTCTGCCAATTATGATCGCCCGCACTCCTTCAACGCTTCAGTAATCATCAATCAAGGTTCGCACCATGATTTTTCATTTAATTTCTCTTACAGTACTGGTCGACCATATACTTTACCAGAAGGTTTCCTGGTTTATCAAGGACGTAGCTACCCATATTATGGCGTAAGAAATAATGCACGTTTACCTGATTATCATCGCCTTGATTTTGCTTGGAATATCTATCAACCCGGTATGAAAAACAAGCGATATAAAAGCCATTTTACTTTCACATTATTCAATGTTTATGGTAAGAAAAACGCTTATTCTGTCTTTGTGCGAAGTACAGGAACAGCCATTAGTACTTATAAATTAGTGGTTTTTGGCTCACCAATTCCTTCTTTATCATATAATTTCAAATTCTAA
- a CDS encoding DUF4249 domain-containing protein, which translates to MNIKSDLRILTVDATITDTAEEQTITITESVNSNGSAYSQPVLKATAELIVEGAQKIAFTEKGQGVYALPSSFKLQTGVNYKLVFTKQDGTKYESEQDQVTKVPEIIGMHDEFKVQGIEIGENYYQPANYIYLDTQDPANDKNNYLWSWKLWERQNVCATCYNGRYFLTPAPARCREERNYAGQMFDYMCPGDCWDILNNKDLLVFTDIYSNGQPITNKLIAKIPYYNYTGALIEVKQQSISPAAYRYFKLLADQVQNNGSLVDTPPAALIGNVKNVSNPNEAIAGFFMVTSVRTVKYWIDRKSAQGLNINPIGLLDHPLTPEPMGNDLTRPPFAACILGLNRTPNKPNGWIN; encoded by the coding sequence TTGAATATCAAAAGTGATTTAAGAATACTCACCGTTGATGCAACAATTACTGATACTGCTGAAGAACAAACAATTACAATCACAGAGTCTGTCAACTCAAATGGTTCGGCTTATTCTCAACCAGTTTTGAAAGCTACTGCTGAACTAATTGTTGAAGGTGCTCAGAAGATAGCTTTTACTGAAAAAGGACAGGGTGTTTATGCCCTTCCAAGTAGTTTTAAACTACAAACAGGTGTTAATTACAAATTAGTATTTACCAAACAAGATGGAACAAAGTATGAATCTGAGCAAGACCAAGTAACTAAAGTACCAGAAATAATTGGTATGCACGATGAATTTAAAGTTCAGGGAATTGAAATAGGTGAAAATTATTATCAACCAGCCAATTATATTTACTTGGATACACAAGACCCTGCCAATGATAAAAATAATTATTTATGGTCTTGGAAATTATGGGAACGACAAAATGTTTGTGCAACCTGCTATAATGGCCGATATTTTCTTACTCCCGCTCCAGCCAGATGCCGCGAGGAAAGAAATTATGCAGGACAGATGTTTGATTACATGTGCCCGGGAGACTGTTGGGATATACTTAATAATAAAGACTTGCTTGTTTTTACTGATATTTATTCAAATGGACAACCGATTACGAATAAACTTATTGCTAAAATACCTTACTATAATTATACAGGTGCTTTAATTGAAGTAAAACAACAGTCAATCTCACCTGCGGCTTATCGTTATTTTAAATTATTGGCCGATCAAGTTCAAAATAATGGAAGTTTAGTAGATACTCCCCCTGCAGCACTGATTGGAAATGTAAAGAATGTATCAAATCCAAATGAAGCAATTGCGGGCTTTTTCATGGTTACAAGTGTGCGTACTGTAAAATACTGGATTGATAGAAAAAGTGCACAAGGCCTCAATATCAATCCAATTGGTTTACTTGACCATCCGCTTACTCCAGAACCAATGGGCAATGACCTAACACGTCCTCCATTTGCTGCCTGTATTTTAGGGCTTAATCGAACTCCTAACAAACCCAATGGCTGGATAAACTAA
- a CDS encoding DUF4249 domain-containing protein: protein MKLKFLASTIVIVVWITSCVELFQVNISSGLKILVVDATLSDIASTQQISIMESANAKGTPFNTPVQNLQVELIVNSTQRIKFTETKAGIYSLPLNFKLEEGSKYQLYFKKEDGNTYQSTVEKLIKVPKILNVKDEFMPEGIERNQKYLPGNFIYLDTKDPEALGNNYLWTWQQWEKQDICETCAGGRYYPNTGCRIQPEYQGLYFDYYCDGDCWEIFKSTELNVMNDALTNGKEISNRLIAKIPYYTTNGTLIEIQQQSISKEAYQYFKLLADQTQNTGTLVDTPPAALIGNIRNVNNLKEPVAGLFMVTSIVKTSYWIDRHIPNKLKILPIGLRDHTYSAEPPIPNEFGRPPLVKCILGSNRTPIKPLFWPN, encoded by the coding sequence ATGAAACTAAAATTTCTTGCATCAACGATTGTAATTGTTGTTTGGATAACTTCTTGTGTAGAGTTATTTCAAGTAAATATATCGAGTGGTTTAAAAATTTTAGTTGTTGATGCTACCCTCAGTGATATTGCTTCTACGCAGCAAATATCAATTATGGAATCTGCCAATGCCAAAGGCACACCCTTTAATACTCCTGTTCAAAATTTGCAAGTTGAACTTATCGTAAATAGTACACAACGAATTAAATTCACTGAAACCAAGGCTGGTATATATAGTTTACCACTAAATTTCAAATTAGAAGAAGGTTCAAAATATCAATTATACTTCAAAAAAGAAGATGGAAACACCTACCAATCGACTGTAGAGAAATTAATAAAAGTTCCCAAAATATTAAACGTAAAAGATGAATTTATGCCCGAAGGAATTGAACGAAATCAAAAATATCTTCCGGGCAACTTCATATATCTTGATACAAAAGACCCAGAAGCATTAGGAAATAATTATCTCTGGACTTGGCAACAATGGGAAAAACAAGATATTTGTGAAACCTGTGCAGGTGGTCGTTATTACCCTAATACTGGCTGTAGAATTCAACCTGAATACCAAGGATTGTATTTCGATTATTATTGTGATGGTGATTGTTGGGAGATATTTAAAAGTACTGAATTAAATGTAATGAACGATGCCCTAACAAATGGAAAAGAAATCAGTAATAGATTAATTGCCAAAATACCTTATTACACTACCAATGGTACACTTATTGAAATTCAACAACAATCTATTTCAAAGGAGGCATATCAATATTTTAAATTACTAGCCGACCAAACTCAAAATACAGGAACATTAGTAGATACTCCTCCCGCTGCCTTGATTGGAAACATAAGGAATGTAAATAACTTAAAAGAGCCTGTTGCAGGCCTTTTTATGGTCACTAGTATTGTGAAAACATCTTATTGGATTGATAGACATATTCCTAATAAATTAAAAATTTTACCAATCGGATTACGTGATCATACTTACAGTGCAGAACCTCCAATACCAAATGAATTTGGTAGACCACCGCTTGTAAAATGTATTTTAGGATCGAATAGAACACCTATTAAGCCTTTATTTTGGCCAAACTAA
- a CDS encoding TonB-dependent receptor has translation MKSSLLHLFVVLLLCSFFKIHAQNKTQTIRGNVIDRVTRQPVIGASVAIIGGTQGAISDASGKFVITQVPIGRQSVRCTSIGYETFLSEEFILNSVKEVSLNIELKESTGELQEVKITASQNTSRPVNDLAYVSARSFTTEETERIPASVNDPGRMALSYPGVKAGRDENENKIIVRGNSPFGILWRLEGIDIPNPNHFAQPGSGGGGITVFSAQLMSRSDFFTGGMPAEYGNALSGAFDIRFREGNQQKREYRTKFGILGLDFSTEGPIQKGRSSYLVNYRYSTLGLLSQMGFYLVGERVTNNFQDLSFNLAFHSKDGKKTTTIFGLGGLSEEHYMPVEDPQKRVLGKSDNWEDRIRPANMGALGVTHTINLNEKSSIKFVVAAIGSSINRMSDTLNLQNTRFRYETQKYEESRLASSVAYNYKISPKTRFKSGAILNFIDFVFFKETAPRNNVSDVNQFNVGRQTSVSGSGNTQTSQVYAQVVQNLAKGLSLNAGLHYMHLFLNNTSSLEPRLSIQYSSPKSHNISFAYGLHSQFLPMSAYFYVRKDSLDGKIITTKANANLQFPRSNHFILSYNYIAPKLWKFSIEAYYQMINRVPVEAKVGSSYWMLNYSDSFPETSAVSKGKGKNKGIDVSIERFFSKKYYLLLTGSIFDAKYQTYDGSIYNSAFNDRFSTAFTFGREFTFKNGSVFQVGARSIYNGGYRYTPLDVTESAKQKKYVPLKGADYSAFAPNYFRIDGRVSYRTNRKKLASVVSLDVQNATNQINYTSVQYNSVKNILEPRRSGNGFVPVFSYQLDF, from the coding sequence ATGAAATCGTCTCTATTGCATCTATTTGTAGTGCTATTATTATGTTCTTTCTTTAAAATTCACGCTCAAAATAAAACTCAAACTATTCGAGGAAATGTCATCGACAGAGTAACTCGTCAGCCAGTAATTGGGGCATCTGTTGCCATTATTGGCGGTACTCAAGGAGCCATAAGCGATGCTTCGGGTAAATTTGTCATCACCCAAGTACCTATTGGTCGCCAGTCAGTTAGATGCACATCTATTGGCTACGAAACATTTTTAAGCGAAGAATTTATTTTGAATTCAGTAAAAGAAGTATCGCTCAATATCGAGTTGAAAGAATCAACTGGAGAATTACAAGAAGTTAAAATTACAGCCTCTCAAAATACCAGTCGTCCTGTAAACGATTTAGCTTATGTGAGTGCTAGGTCTTTCACAACTGAAGAAACCGAACGTATTCCTGCATCTGTCAATGACCCTGGTCGAATGGCTCTTTCATACCCTGGTGTAAAAGCTGGACGTGATGAGAATGAAAATAAGATTATCGTTCGTGGTAATTCTCCTTTCGGAATTCTCTGGCGTTTAGAAGGCATTGATATTCCAAATCCAAATCACTTTGCCCAACCGGGTTCGGGTGGTGGCGGAATTACTGTTTTTTCTGCCCAGCTTATGAGTAGGTCAGACTTTTTCACTGGAGGAATGCCTGCCGAATACGGTAATGCCCTTTCAGGAGCATTTGATATACGATTTAGAGAAGGAAACCAGCAAAAAAGAGAATATCGCACAAAATTTGGTATTTTAGGACTTGATTTTTCAACTGAAGGCCCCATTCAAAAAGGGCGTTCTTCTTATTTAGTTAATTATCGCTACTCTACCTTAGGTCTTTTGAGTCAAATGGGTTTTTATTTAGTTGGAGAGCGAGTAACCAATAATTTTCAAGATTTATCTTTCAATTTAGCGTTTCATAGTAAAGACGGGAAAAAAACTACCACTATTTTTGGGTTAGGAGGCCTCAGCGAAGAACATTATATGCCTGTAGAAGATCCTCAAAAAAGGGTTTTAGGAAAATCTGATAACTGGGAAGATAGAATTCGTCCTGCAAATATGGGGGCACTGGGTGTTACACATACAATCAACTTAAACGAAAAATCATCAATAAAATTTGTCGTTGCAGCAATCGGAAGTTCAATTAATCGAATGAGCGATACACTCAACCTTCAAAATACTCGTTTCCGCTATGAAACCCAAAAATATGAAGAGTCAAGATTAGCTTCTTCAGTAGCTTATAATTACAAAATCAGCCCTAAAACTCGCTTCAAAAGTGGAGCAATTCTAAACTTCATCGACTTTGTATTTTTCAAAGAAACAGCTCCAAGAAACAACGTATCTGATGTCAATCAATTCAATGTAGGCCGACAAACATCAGTCAGTGGAAGCGGAAACACCCAAACAAGTCAGGTTTATGCTCAAGTAGTTCAGAATCTAGCCAAAGGTTTAAGTTTAAATGCAGGTTTGCATTATATGCACTTGTTTCTAAACAACACCTCCTCTTTAGAACCACGTCTTTCTATTCAATATAGTTCTCCAAAATCGCACAATATTAGTTTTGCTTATGGCTTGCATAGCCAATTTTTGCCAATGAGTGCTTATTTTTATGTAAGAAAAGATAGTTTAGATGGAAAAATCATTACTACAAAGGCCAATGCTAATTTACAATTTCCACGCTCAAATCATTTTATTTTAAGTTATAATTATATTGCTCCAAAACTTTGGAAATTTTCAATAGAAGCTTACTATCAAATGATTAACCGAGTTCCAGTAGAAGCCAAAGTGGGTTCATCTTACTGGATGCTTAATTACTCAGATAGCTTCCCCGAAACATCAGCTGTTAGTAAAGGGAAAGGCAAGAATAAGGGAATTGATGTTTCTATTGAAAGATTCTTTTCAAAAAAATATTACTTACTTCTTACAGGTTCAATATTTGATGCCAAATACCAAACCTACGATGGAAGCATTTATAATTCAGCATTCAACGACCGCTTCAGCACTGCCTTCACATTCGGGCGTGAATTTACGTTTAAGAATGGTTCTGTTTTTCAAGTTGGGGCAAGGTCTATTTACAATGGAGGGTATCGTTATACACCACTTGATGTTACTGAATCAGCCAAACAGAAAAAATACGTTCCACTTAAAGGTGCTGACTATTCGGCTTTTGCTCCAAATTATTTCAGAATAGATGGGCGTGTGTCTTACCGAACCAATCGAAAGAAATTGGCATCGGTGGTTTCTCTTGATGTACAAAATGCTACTAATCAAATCAATTATACTAGTGTTCAGTATAATAGTGTTAAGAATATCCTAGAACCCCGAAGGTCAGGCAATGGCTTTGTGCCAGTTTTCAGTTATCAGTTAGATTTCTAA